In a single window of the Anaplasma platys genome:
- a CDS encoding DUF2610 domain-containing protein has protein sequence MTVVKKFIIPCDFGGKTSPFAVYVGEPKPDAHPVQQQNTWLAKERGGQLPERVISSLEKLNKLAKENGICLADLCVYALKVAAKNNTDEH, from the coding sequence ATGACTGTCGTAAAAAAGTTTATCATACCTTGCGATTTCGGAGGTAAAACGTCACCGTTTGCGGTTTATGTGGGCGAACCAAAACCTGATGCCCATCCAGTACAACAGCAAAATACCTGGCTAGCTAAAGAACGTGGTGGACAATTACCAGAAAGGGTGATAAGCAGCCTGGAAAAACTTAACAAGCTCGCAAAAGAAAATGGCATATGTCTAGCCGATCTTTGCGTATATGCTCTAAAGGTTGCCGCAAAAAACAATACCGATGAGCACTGA
- a CDS encoding class I SAM-dependent methyltransferase — protein MKGFIFSEGNAVPMDKFIGEALYNKSQGYYMTRAVFGRSGDFITAPEISQLFGEIVAVWLLQYLESVKISEKFALVELGPGRGTMMADIMRVMEKFPEYYKLIEVYLVEVSPLLRAAQHNVLAEHAKKGKVFWHDNISELPHCPTIIVANEFFDALPLKQFVLVNGGWRENYVWCGPEGLRVVQLETEHNLDFDSDLPDGSVIEKCSAAEDMLCDLENILVRNGGAGLIIDYGYVDPVYKSTIQAVKDHRFCSFLDYVGECDISACVDFNALLKALKSIKGEVITQREFLYKFGIRERLELLVKNATKEQEVLLRQSFLRLTENMGTLFKVLLLHHSE, from the coding sequence ATGAAAGGTTTTATCTTTTCCGAAGGTAATGCCGTACCAATGGACAAGTTCATTGGCGAAGCTCTTTATAACAAGAGCCAAGGATACTATATGACGCGTGCTGTATTTGGTAGGAGTGGTGACTTTATAACAGCGCCGGAAATCAGCCAGTTGTTTGGTGAGATAGTTGCAGTGTGGTTGTTGCAATACCTTGAGTCTGTAAAAATCTCAGAAAAATTTGCTCTTGTTGAATTAGGGCCTGGTAGGGGAACCATGATGGCTGATATTATGAGAGTCATGGAAAAGTTTCCCGAATATTACAAGCTCATTGAAGTATATCTGGTCGAGGTTAGTCCTCTCTTACGTGCAGCACAGCATAATGTGCTTGCAGAGCATGCAAAAAAGGGCAAGGTTTTTTGGCACGACAACATATCTGAGCTACCCCATTGTCCTACGATAATAGTAGCAAACGAGTTTTTTGACGCACTTCCGCTTAAGCAATTTGTGCTGGTTAATGGAGGGTGGCGAGAAAATTACGTGTGGTGTGGTCCTGAAGGGCTTCGAGTTGTGCAGTTGGAAACGGAACATAATTTAGATTTTGACTCCGATTTGCCAGATGGAAGCGTTATTGAAAAATGTAGTGCTGCTGAGGACATGTTATGTGATCTCGAAAACATATTGGTAAGAAACGGTGGTGCGGGTCTGATCATTGATTATGGATACGTTGATCCAGTCTATAAGAGTACTATACAGGCGGTCAAAGACCATAGGTTTTGTAGTTTTCTTGATTATGTTGGTGAATGTGATATCTCTGCCTGCGTTGACTTCAATGCGTTACTGAAAGCACTCAAGAGCATTAAAGGTGAAGTTATAACCCAGCGGGAGTTCTTATATAAATTTGGTATTCGGGAAAGACTAGAGCTCCTCGTAAAGAATGCCACAAAAGAGCAAGAAGTTCTGCTTAGACAATCATTCCTGCGCCTTACAGAAAACATGGGCACGCTGTTCAAGGTCTTGTTATTGCATCACAGTGAGTAA
- the dnaG gene encoding DNA primase has protein sequence MQGNNAVTDNITLIRSKVRLIDIVSEKIKLTKRGGSHYVGLCPFHSEKTPSFSVNCDNNLFYCFGCGATGDVIQFVSDTEGLDFKQAMVSLAERYGVELIVSKSDEEAPDSLCNIMEKATIWLSGRLQESEVALKYMRSRGITEATIKRFRVGYVPSAGIKTYLLSIGISVERMRDVGLLSKGGQDCLYNRIVFPICNSIGKVISLGGRSLSPEHTPKYLNSAENALFKKRESMYGFHLAFGNAKKLGKMVVVEGYIDVLILSQMGVHNAVGLLGTAMTEYHLKSIWAIVPEIIVWMDGDYAGLKAAVKIANLAMGIMQFGQSVRFISGITGKDPYDVCMEKGADAVRSIIDNAKLLSEFIWEYELSNSGMGTKIVPEKCMMLENKLKEYVAKIQDHRVSKYYRNFFYQQVRELQRDRRKGTWLSVSGSTRFLNNGSATDRMRNVSLKVCAEDSYQTRVICTIAECPQLLDDASVFEQFADMDFNSHDRRILQQQIVDIKGADSIPSKQDLIQKLRARGGSLEKTLQGLLGASASMGFSLSSLGLTGEALEKLARQEWEKLMLFKQLAVIHEQIVRLKLEGRDEIANKLSEHAREIDDKLRGSWLC, from the coding sequence ATGCAAGGTAACAATGCTGTTACAGATAATATAACGCTTATCCGAAGCAAAGTCAGGCTCATCGACATTGTTTCAGAAAAGATAAAGCTAACCAAACGTGGTGGTAGCCATTATGTTGGGCTGTGTCCATTTCACTCAGAGAAAACACCGTCCTTTAGCGTAAACTGCGACAACAACTTGTTTTACTGTTTCGGATGTGGAGCGACCGGAGATGTTATCCAATTTGTTTCAGACACCGAGGGTTTAGATTTTAAACAGGCAATGGTCTCCCTTGCAGAGAGATACGGGGTAGAACTGATTGTAAGCAAAAGCGATGAAGAGGCACCAGACTCTTTATGTAATATCATGGAAAAGGCAACTATCTGGCTATCTGGCAGGTTGCAGGAATCAGAGGTTGCCCTCAAATACATGCGCAGTCGGGGAATTACCGAAGCTACTATAAAGCGGTTTCGTGTAGGTTATGTACCCAGTGCCGGCATTAAGACATATCTATTGTCCATTGGAATTAGCGTTGAAAGGATGCGTGATGTGGGCTTACTCAGCAAGGGAGGGCAAGACTGCCTTTATAATAGGATAGTTTTTCCAATTTGTAACTCAATAGGAAAAGTGATTTCTCTGGGGGGAAGGTCGCTAAGCCCTGAACATACCCCCAAGTATCTAAACTCAGCTGAGAATGCACTGTTCAAGAAACGCGAGAGCATGTATGGCTTCCATTTAGCCTTTGGTAATGCAAAAAAACTGGGAAAGATGGTAGTGGTGGAGGGGTACATTGATGTACTCATCCTGAGCCAAATGGGGGTTCACAACGCGGTGGGTCTGTTAGGTACGGCCATGACCGAATATCATTTGAAGAGTATATGGGCTATTGTACCGGAAATAATCGTGTGGATGGATGGTGACTATGCGGGCTTGAAGGCTGCAGTAAAAATAGCTAATCTAGCCATGGGGATCATGCAGTTTGGTCAAAGCGTCAGGTTTATTTCAGGAATAACGGGGAAAGATCCGTATGATGTGTGCATGGAGAAGGGTGCAGATGCCGTACGTTCTATAATTGATAACGCAAAGTTGCTTTCAGAATTCATATGGGAGTATGAGCTATCAAACAGCGGTATGGGTACCAAGATAGTGCCTGAAAAGTGCATGATGCTAGAAAATAAGCTGAAAGAGTACGTTGCCAAAATCCAGGATCATAGAGTCTCAAAGTATTATAGGAATTTCTTCTACCAACAAGTAAGGGAACTGCAGAGGGATAGAAGAAAGGGAACATGGCTTTCTGTGTCTGGTAGTACCAGGTTCCTAAATAACGGATCGGCGACCGATAGAATGAGAAATGTATCGCTAAAGGTTTGTGCCGAGGATAGCTACCAAACGCGTGTTATATGTACTATAGCAGAGTGTCCGCAACTTTTGGATGATGCGTCTGTTTTTGAGCAATTTGCCGACATGGACTTCAATAGCCATGATAGAAGAATTCTGCAGCAACAAATTGTTGACATAAAAGGGGCGGACAGTATACCTTCAAAACAAGATCTTATACAAAAGCTGCGCGCCAGGGGAGGGAGTTTGGAGAAGACCCTTCAGGGGCTGCTTGGTGCTAGTGCAAGCATGGGGTTCTCGCTGTCATCTCTTGGGCTGACCGGAGAGGCGTTGGAAAAGCTGGCCCGGCAGGAGTGGGAAAAGCTGATGCTTTTCAAACAGCTTGCTGTTATTCATGAACAGATAGTGAGGTTGAAGCTTGAAGGAAGGGATGAAATAGCCAACAAGCTTTCTGAACACGCCAGGGAGATAGATGATAAACTGCGGGGATCTTGGTTATGCTAG